From Agrobacterium vitis:
CATTCGCGGTCGTGCAGAGCCGTTAAAAGTCTTCATCCTGAATGAGGCGACACGCACTGCGCTCAACCTTTCCGCGGTTGGCAAAATATAACCTGCGGCGACGGAAAATCCGATGTGAAAACAAACGGCAGCCTCGTTCCGATTCCAGTTTGTTGAAACATGCTATATATAAAGCATCGGTGACGTTGGCTGCCATTGCCTGGAGTGGCATGGATCCCTATTTCCTATCATGAAGCTGGCCATGGCCTGTTTTTCAACGACACGTCTTTTTGATGGGACCTTTCATGGCGACTGCATCCGCACCGGTCTCGGCGATCTTCATGGAAAAAGTCGCTGATTGGCTGACACAGGCTGCCCTTTCCGGCAGCACTCTTGAGGACATCGTTCGGGGCTTTTGCGACCGGATCGCCGCCGCCGGTCTGCCGATCGTTCGGGTGCATTTGTCTTTTGCCATGCTGCATCCGCTTTACGAAGCCGTTGGCTTTACCTGGCGGCCACAAAGCGGACTGATGATTGAAGGCTATCGTCACGATGCCGACAATACGGATATGTTTTTGCAGAGCCCCTATTATCAATTGCTGAGCCGGGATCTCGATTATTTGCGCCGGCGCATTCCTGCCGAAGGCCCGGTTGAATTCGAGATTTTCGAGGATTTGCGCAAGGAGAATGTCACCGATTACCTTGCCTTCATGCAGCCCTTCGGGGATCAGTCCGTGCAGGGCATGTTGGGCTCCTGGTCCACGGATGCCAAGGATGGCTTTAGCGAGGAGATGATTGCCGCGCTGCTGCGCATTCAAAACCATCTGGCGGTTGCCGCCAAAATGGCTGTTCTCAGCAAGCTTTCCAACAATATGCTCACCACCTATCTGGGGGGTGACGCCGGCAAGCGGGTGTTGAATGGCCAGATCCGCCGCGGTGACGGCGAAACCATTCGGGCGGCGCTGGTGGTCGGCGATATGCGTCAATCGACCATGCTGGCCGAAAAAGAGGGACGGCAGGCCTATATCGATACGTTGAATGATTTTTTCGACGCAATCGCTGCACCGTTCAACCGCAATGGCGGGCAGATCCTGAGTTTTCTGGGCGATGGGTTTCTGGCCGTCTATCCTTGCGACCGCCACAAGGACCCGTCCCGGCAGGCTTGCCAGGCGGCACTTTCGGCTGTGCGTCTGGCCCAGGCGCGGCTGGCGGACCTGAACGAGGAGCGCCGGAAAAAGGGTGTCGCCCTTATCGGCTACGGCCTCGGCCTGCATGTCGGCAATGTGATGTTCGGCAATGTCGGGCTGCGCGACCGGTTGACGTTTTCAGCCTTCGGTTCGGCGGTCAATGAAGTGGTAAGGCTCCAGCTGCTCACCAAGAAATATGCCAGCGACGTTGTGGCCAGCCATGCCTTTGCTGGTTACTGCGCCGGTGACTGGATAACGCTTGGTGAGGAAAAGCTGCGGGGGGTTCGCCAGCGGGTGACGATTTTGCAGCCCGGCCCATTATTGGCTGAGCTGCGAAGGGATGAAGCTGAAGCCGATTTGCAGCGCATCGGCCTTTCGGAAGCCGAGCGCTTGATTCTCCTGCACCGCGATGCCGTCCAACTGGATGGACAGAAAAAGTCCCAGGCGATGATGGGCCGGTTTTTGCAATAGATCAGGCTGGAGGCGGGCATGAGAGGCTGCTGGAGCACCATCTGCGCGTGATCGCTTTACAGTGAAGTAAACTCCACCATATATGATTGATGGCGCTGTCGTGCAGCATGGGGCGTGAGACGAGGGGCGCCGCATTGTGCAGGTGACGATATTTCACGGGTGACGATGGAAAAAAGCCTGGGGCGCTACATCTGGTCGAATACCTATCTGCAACAGGTGTGGATATTGTGTATCGTCGGTCTATCGATGATCCCCTATTTCCTGTCCTTCGATCTGCCCAAGCAGATCGTCAATGGCCCTATTCAGGGCCAGGGCTTTGAAGAGGCCGGGGCGACAAAGCCGTTCATGCATGTTGCCTTCGACCTGCCATGGGTCGGACATCTGGAAATCTTCAGCGGTTTCGAGCTTAACCGCCTGCAAATGCTGATGGCGCTCAGCCTCGTCTTCCTGTGTCTTGTCGTGCTGAACGGTTTGTTCAAATTCTACATCAACACCTATAAGGGGCGGCTTGGTGAGCGCATGCTGCGCCGGATTCGCTTCGAGTTGATCGATCGGGTTCTGCGGTTTCCGCCCGTGCATTTCAAACGGGTGAAATCCGCTGAGATCGCCACAATGATCAAGGATGAGGTCGAGCCGCTGGGCGGTTTTACCGGCGATGCCTTCGTCCAGCCCGCGCTTTTGGGCGGGCAGGCGCTGACAGCGCTGATCTTCATCATCCTTCAGAATGTCTGGCTGGGAATGATCGCCGCCGGCATGGTCTGCGTTCAGGCCATTATCATTCCACGCATGCGCAGACGGCTTCTGGAGCTGGGTCGCCAGCGCCAATTGACGGCGCGCGAATTATCCGGCCGGGTTGGCGAAATTGTCGATGGCATTCATACGGTCCATGCCCATGACACATCCAATTTCGAGCGCGCCGACATTGCCGCCCGTCTCGGCCTGATTTTTTCGATTCGCTACGATCTCTACCAGTGGAAGTTCATGGTGAAATTCATCAATAACTTCCTGGCCCAGCTGACCCCGTTCCTGTTCTATGCCATCGGCGGCTATATGGCGCTGGAGGGGCGGCTCGATATCGGCCAGCTGATCGCCGTTATTAGCGCCTACAAAGACTTGCCGGGTCCACTGAAGGAATTGATAGACTGGGATCAGGCCCGCCAGGACGTACAGGTCAAATATGCCCAGGTGGTCGAGCAATTCGATGTCGACCGCTTGGTCGATGCGCGGGTTCACGCGGTTGCGGCCACCCCGGTCGGCCCAATTTCCGAGGCATTGGTGGCCACGAACCTGGTGCTGTGCGACGATAGCGGCGCGCGCCTGCTCAACAGCGTTTCGCTGGATATTGCCCCCAATGAGACGGTTGCGATTGTCGGTCAGAACGGCGGCGGCGGCGAGGCGCTGGCGGAAGCTCTCGGGCGTATCCTGTGGCCGGAATCCGGCCATATCAGCATTGGTGGCCAGGATATTCTCAGCATGCCGGAATCGGTCACCGGTCGGCGGCTTTCCTTTGTGTCCTCGGATGCCTATTTCTTCCACGGCACTTTGCGGGACAATCTCCTCTACGGGCTGAAACATGCGCCGTTGACGGATGTCACCTATGACGGACTGGCGGCGCGTAGAAACAAACGCGACCTTCTGGAGGCGCAGAAATCCGGCAATCCGCTTCTCGATCTCAACAGCGATTGGGTGGATTATCGATCAGCCGGAGCCGAAGGGCCGGATGGTCTGTTGAAGGTGATCCGTCCGGTCCTGGATGCGGTGACAATTTCGGAGGATATTTTCGATCTCGCCCTGCGTTCGCAAGTGGATACGCTTGCCCATCAGGAGTTGACCGAGCGGATCGTCGAGATCCGCCATGCGCTGCGCCTGCGTTTGCACGACGAGGATCTGGACGACATTGTCGTACCCTTCGAGGCCGATGCCTATAACAGCCAGGCGACGGTGGGTGAAAACCTGCTCTTCGGCAAGATGAAACCCTTGATGATCAATGGGCAACGGCTGGCGGCCCATCCCTATTTCCGCAAGGTGATGCGTGACACCGGCATTGGCGACGCGTTCTACGCAATGGGGCTGGAAATTGCGGCGAATGCGGTCGAACTGTTTCGAGACCTTCCGCCCGACCATCCGTTTTTCCAGCAATTGACCTTCATGAGCGCGGAGGATCTTCCCGACTACGAGGCCTTGCTGCAAAAGCTCCAGGGCACGTCCGCAACGCAGGCCTCGGCCAGCGAGCGCAGCAGCATTATTCGCCTCAGCTTCGCCTATATCGAACCCCGCCATCGTTTCGGTCTGTTGACGCAGGAGTTGATGGACAAGATCGTCGATGCGCGCCAGCAGTTCCATGCCGAAATTCCTGACGATCTGGCTGACAAGATCGAGCGCCATGACGCAGAGCGGTTCACCCTGTCGGCATCGTTGATGGACAATGTCCTGTTTGGGCGGCTGGCTGTGCGCGAAGCCGATGCGTCTGACCGGATCCGGGCGATCATCCGCGACATTTTTAGAGACCTCGGCCTTGCCGAAAGCGTGTTGTCGATCGGGCTGGATTTCGACGTCGGTTCGCAGGGGCGGCGGTTGACCGCTGTGCAGCGCCAGAAGCTCAATCTGGCGCGGGCGCTGGTAAAGCGGTCGGATTATTTCATCTTCAACAGGCCCTTGTCGGCGCTCGATCAGCGGGCGCAGGATAAGATCGTCAGTCATATCATGCAGAACCTGCATTGCGACGGTCACCGGCCTTCGATCATCTGGGTTTTGCCAAATGCAGATATAAGTGGTCTTTTTGACAGGATACTCGTCTTCGACAAAGGAAATCTTGTCGAAACCGGGAGTTTCGAAGAGCTTTCCGCCAAAGACGGGATGTTCAAACAGTTTCTCTCGTAATATCGTGATCAGGCGCGATAGGGGGTAAGACGCAAATGCTACTGAAGGACGAAGTTGAAATGTTGCGGCGCGTGCCGCTGTTTTCCCAGATTGCTCCAGCCAAGCTGAAGCTACTGGCTTTTGCTTCCGACCGGATGACCTGTCGCGAAGGGCAAAACCTGTTTCGCCAGGGCGATGTCGGTGACGCAGCCTATGTCGTGCTCTCAGGGACAGCCGATGTCCTGGTCAATTCGGATGCCGGAGAAATTAAGGTCGCGGAAGTTCAAAGCAATTCTATCGTCGGGGAAATCGCCATTCTCTGCGATGTGTCGCGAACGGCAACCGTGCGGGCGGCGTCCCGGCTAGAAGTCTTGAAAATCAGCAAGGAAAATTTCCTGAAACTGATGAGCGATTTTCCCGAAATTTCCTCGGAAATCACCCGGGTTCTGGCTGACCGTCTCAATCACACGACATCCGAACTGTCCGCAGCCCGCAGCCGCGAGCAACAATTGCTGAACTGATATCGAAAGCGATCGTCTCAGCACCCGGCATATCGGATAGTCGGGCTGTCATATATCCTTTACTTGCTTTTTTGCCCATTTCCGCGAAGTTTCGGCATTCATTCGACCTCGTTCTGTTCTGAATCGAGGCTCTTGTCCCAAACATCCCGGAATGTGCCATGACCGATCTTAGCGCCCGCGACCGTATCGCGCCTGACAGTTCTCCACGCCTGTTGACCCTTGCCAGCATTGCCCTTGAAGCCGGGGCGCTGGCGCGTCAGTCGCTGCGTCGCCGTCATGCCGATCAGATGGTGTCCAAAGGTCCGCGCGATTACCAGACGGAAATCGATGTCGCCGTCGAACGCCTTATCGTTGCCGGCGTCACCGAGGCCTTTCCGGACCATGCCATCCAGGGCGAAGAAGAGACAGGCAACCGTCCAGGCGGCCCCGGCGCACCGGTTATCCATATCGATCCGATTGACGGCACCACCAATTTTGCCTGGGGCCTGCCGCATTTCGGCATGACCATCGCCATTGCCGAACAGGGCAAAATCACCTGCGGTGTGGTCTATGACAGTATGCTCGATGAGCTGTTCAGCGCTGAAATTGGCAAGGGCGCTACTCTGAACGGCGAAAAACTACAATGTGCCGAGGTGGCCGATGTCCAGAATGTGCTGGTCGGAGCGGGCCTGCCTGTCCCCGGACAAGTGAAAAGCGTCGAAGAGGAACTTTATCACCGCGCACTACGCCGGTTGATGGATCATACCGCTGGCGTGCGCCGTCTTGGTTCGGCGGCGCTATCGGTTGCCTATGTCGCCTGTGGGCGGCTGGACGGGTTTTTCGAGGATGGCTTGCAGGTTCACGACTATGGCGCCGCTGCCCTGATCCTGACTGAGGCCGGGGGCCTGGTCACAGGCTTTGGCGGACTGCCGGTTGACGCCGGAGGCGGCATTCTCGCCGCCACGCCCGCTTTGCATCCTTGGCTGCTCGCGGGGTTTCAGCCCGCCATGGACCGTTGATTGTCGTAGAGGGCGATCAGCGCTTGAAGTCCGACCGGGTCGTCCGTGGTGATCTGGTCGCATTTCAGCGCCAGCAGCCGCAGGATGCGCGGTAGCGATGCCTCGTCTGCATGGTTG
This genomic window contains:
- a CDS encoding adenylate/guanylate cyclase domain-containing protein, translating into MATASAPVSAIFMEKVADWLTQAALSGSTLEDIVRGFCDRIAAAGLPIVRVHLSFAMLHPLYEAVGFTWRPQSGLMIEGYRHDADNTDMFLQSPYYQLLSRDLDYLRRRIPAEGPVEFEIFEDLRKENVTDYLAFMQPFGDQSVQGMLGSWSTDAKDGFSEEMIAALLRIQNHLAVAAKMAVLSKLSNNMLTTYLGGDAGKRVLNGQIRRGDGETIRAALVVGDMRQSTMLAEKEGRQAYIDTLNDFFDAIAAPFNRNGGQILSFLGDGFLAVYPCDRHKDPSRQACQAALSAVRLAQARLADLNEERRKKGVALIGYGLGLHVGNVMFGNVGLRDRLTFSAFGSAVNEVVRLQLLTKKYASDVVASHAFAGYCAGDWITLGEEKLRGVRQRVTILQPGPLLAELRRDEAEADLQRIGLSEAERLILLHRDAVQLDGQKKSQAMMGRFLQ
- a CDS encoding ABC transporter transmembrane domain-containing protein; the protein is MEKSLGRYIWSNTYLQQVWILCIVGLSMIPYFLSFDLPKQIVNGPIQGQGFEEAGATKPFMHVAFDLPWVGHLEIFSGFELNRLQMLMALSLVFLCLVVLNGLFKFYINTYKGRLGERMLRRIRFELIDRVLRFPPVHFKRVKSAEIATMIKDEVEPLGGFTGDAFVQPALLGGQALTALIFIILQNVWLGMIAAGMVCVQAIIIPRMRRRLLELGRQRQLTARELSGRVGEIVDGIHTVHAHDTSNFERADIAARLGLIFSIRYDLYQWKFMVKFINNFLAQLTPFLFYAIGGYMALEGRLDIGQLIAVISAYKDLPGPLKELIDWDQARQDVQVKYAQVVEQFDVDRLVDARVHAVAATPVGPISEALVATNLVLCDDSGARLLNSVSLDIAPNETVAIVGQNGGGGEALAEALGRILWPESGHISIGGQDILSMPESVTGRRLSFVSSDAYFFHGTLRDNLLYGLKHAPLTDVTYDGLAARRNKRDLLEAQKSGNPLLDLNSDWVDYRSAGAEGPDGLLKVIRPVLDAVTISEDIFDLALRSQVDTLAHQELTERIVEIRHALRLRLHDEDLDDIVVPFEADAYNSQATVGENLLFGKMKPLMINGQRLAAHPYFRKVMRDTGIGDAFYAMGLEIAANAVELFRDLPPDHPFFQQLTFMSAEDLPDYEALLQKLQGTSATQASASERSSIIRLSFAYIEPRHRFGLLTQELMDKIVDARQQFHAEIPDDLADKIERHDAERFTLSASLMDNVLFGRLAVREADASDRIRAIIRDIFRDLGLAESVLSIGLDFDVGSQGRRLTAVQRQKLNLARALVKRSDYFIFNRPLSALDQRAQDKIVSHIMQNLHCDGHRPSIIWVLPNADISGLFDRILVFDKGNLVETGSFEELSAKDGMFKQFLS
- a CDS encoding cyclic nucleotide-binding domain-containing protein, with the translated sequence MLLKDEVEMLRRVPLFSQIAPAKLKLLAFASDRMTCREGQNLFRQGDVGDAAYVVLSGTADVLVNSDAGEIKVAEVQSNSIVGEIAILCDVSRTATVRAASRLEVLKISKENFLKLMSDFPEISSEITRVLADRLNHTTSELSAARSREQQLLN
- a CDS encoding inositol monophosphatase family protein, with product MTDLSARDRIAPDSSPRLLTLASIALEAGALARQSLRRRHADQMVSKGPRDYQTEIDVAVERLIVAGVTEAFPDHAIQGEEETGNRPGGPGAPVIHIDPIDGTTNFAWGLPHFGMTIAIAEQGKITCGVVYDSMLDELFSAEIGKGATLNGEKLQCAEVADVQNVLVGAGLPVPGQVKSVEEELYHRALRRLMDHTAGVRRLGSAALSVAYVACGRLDGFFEDGLQVHDYGAAALILTEAGGLVTGFGGLPVDAGGGILAATPALHPWLLAGFQPAMDR